GACAAATGTGTCTGGCAGTGTTACTTTTCCACAGCCCAGAAGAACATAGTTAGAATGATCCAGACAGTATACAAAGTTATGCCACACCCTGTGTCTTGGGGTCTTGTGTCGGTGTAGTTTTGTTTGGCACATCTACATCTGCTACTGCAACAAAGAGCAGAGAATCAAAGTCTACTGCAGGGTTAGCTCTACCACACAgaaatactactactagtagtacatgtacagtagaatgACAAATATAAAGACAAATATAAGTGAACATAATACCAGTCACCCATATATTGCATTGCATTTCCACTTCATGATTCAGGTTGTTTCATGTGCCCCTTAAGCAACACATATCTGAATGGATGTGTAGAAGAAAAGAGAAGATTAAAAATTCCAACTTACTTGGTGGCGAGTCTCCATTAGTTGCTGTTGGTGGTACCTCCACTATGTACCCTGTAGTCTTCACAAAGTCCTGGAAGTTCACGTTCTTCAGTTCCTTCCCCAAAACTTCCAGGTTCTTGTTCTTTTGGTCTATCTCGTTTTCCACATCTTTGATTTGTTCCTCCACCTGGGAGAGCTCCTTGGAGTAGCGGTTGTGCTCTTCCAGTTGCTGGGCGATCTCCTTCTTCAAGTCCTGGATCTCTGCACTCAGCTGCTGCTCCTGCTCTTTGGCACTTTCGTTACTGATTTTTTGCTTCTCCTTTTCCTGGTCGATCTCCTGCATCAGCTTGTCCACCTTTGCTAAGAACTGCTGCAGCTGTTTCTCTGTGTCTGCAATCTGCGCCTGAACTCTGGTGATGTCTGTCTGCAGCCTGTCCCGTTCTGCTAGCTCCCTGGCTAGTTCCATTTCCACTATTTCCAGGGACTGCAGCTGCCTCTCGTACTCTTTACCGAGAGATTCAAGTCTGCCTAGCTCCTGGCTTTGGTTGCTGGACACTGTCTCCTCAATCAGCTCGTAGTCTCGAATTTCTGAATCTAGCTTTGTCAGCTGACACTTCTGAAAGTTTAACTTGTCCTGTTGGAAGCGCACGATCTTCATCAGATCATCATACGACCTGTCTGGGTGATGCgtcactttttcttgaaactcttTTGCCTCAAAGTCAGCTTTGGCACTTACCTGTGAGTTCAATGATTTTCTCAAAGGCTCCTTTCTTTGGTTGGCAAATCCCTCTTTAGATACAGCCTTCGGAGGAAGGCTCT
The sequence above is drawn from the Branchiostoma floridae strain S238N-H82 chromosome 4, Bfl_VNyyK, whole genome shotgun sequence genome and encodes:
- the LOC118414056 gene encoding ras association domain-containing protein 8-like isoform X2 translates to MEMKVWVEGIQRVVCGVTEKTTCQEIVIALAQATGKTGRFTLVEKWRDMERLVPPTEAPFKNVAKWGQYANDVTYFLRKSGSTKKRPSSAKPAPPERTFLRQSLPPKAVSKEGFANQRKEPLRKSLNSQVSAKADFEAKEFQEKVTHHPDRSYDDLMKIVRFQQDKLNFQKCQLTKLDSEIRDYELIEETVSSNQSQELGRLESLGKEYERQLQSLEIVEMELARELAERDRLQTDITRVQAQIADTEKQLQQFLAKVDKLMQEIDQEKEKQKISNESAKEQEQQLSAEIQDLKKEIAQQLEEHNRYSKELSQVEEQIKDVENEIDQKNKNLEVLGKELKNVNFQDFVKTTGYIVEVPPTATNGDSPPTDVDVPNKTTPTQDPKTQDTKTVLVTSRPNSARKILNPRELQSAVPTTRNPEGIWV
- the LOC118414056 gene encoding ras association domain-containing protein 8-like isoform X1, whose amino-acid sequence is MEMKVWVEGIQRVVCGVTEKTTCQEIVIALAQATGKTGRFTLVEKWRDMERLVPPTEAPFKNVAKWGQYANDVTYFLRKSGSTKKRPSSAKPAPPERTFLRQSLPPKAVSKEGFANQRKEPLRKSLNSQVSAKADFEAKEFQEKVTHHPDRSYDDLMKIVRFQQDKLNFQKCQLTKLDSEIRDYELIEETVSSNQSQELGRLESLGKEYERQLQSLEIVEMELARELAERDRLQTDITRVQAQIADTEKQLQQFLAKVDKLMQEIDQEKEKQKISNESAKEQEQQLSAEIQDLKKEIAQQLEEHNRYSKELSQVEEQIKDVENEIDQKNKNLEVLGKELKNVNFQDFVKTTGYIVEVPPTATNGDSPPIADVDVPNKTTPTQDPKTQDTKTVLVTSRPNSARKILNPRELQSAVPTTRNPEGIWV
- the LOC118414056 gene encoding ras association domain-containing protein 8-like isoform X3 — its product is MEMKVWVEGIQRVVCGVTEKTTCQEIVIALAQATGKTGRFTLVEKWRDMERLVPPTEAPFKNVAKWGQYANDVTYFLRKSGSTKKRPSSAKPAPPERTFLRQSLPPKAVSKEGFANQRKEPLRKSLNSQVSAKADFEAKEFQEKVTHHPDRSYDDLMKIVRFQQDKLNFQKCQLTKLDSEIRDYELIEETVSSNQSQELGRLESLGKEYERQLQSLEIVEMELARELAERDRLQTDITRVQAQIADTEKQLQQFLAKVDKLMQEIDQEKEKQKISNESAKEQEQQLSAEIQDLKKEIAQQLEEHNRYSKELSQVEEQIKDVENEIDQKNKNLEVLGKELKNVNFQDFVKTTGYIVEVPPTATNGDSPPNTKTVLVTSRPNSARKILNPRELQSAVPTTRNPEGIWV